A single region of the Gossypium arboreum isolate Shixiya-1 chromosome 12, ASM2569848v2, whole genome shotgun sequence genome encodes:
- the LOC108478030 gene encoding uncharacterized protein LOC108478030: MEATVHIMDDLDFTDEQKLKRQVSLLRDKAYQWWLTVKDDTQPDRLSWDLFKTTYQSRYVGASYTDTRRCEFLNLTQRVTEYKAEFFRLNRYVRGMVATEYEHCARFKDGLRDSLRVLIASQRERDFSALVEKAKIAEEVKRSECQNREKRKAKRDSKPSNTGMRPKKKARTDWPVRAGPTVAIPVGVVICQLYNRHHLGECWRATEACLRCGSAEHRVKDCPLMSNQRQALVVETAQLLRGPQRPPRGRRQARGGNSMSRGKEHKAEVLGD, encoded by the coding sequence ATGGAGGCCACGGTGCACATAATGGATGATTTGGATTTCACTGATGAGCAGAAGCTCAAAAGGCAAGTGTCTCTGCTTCGCGATAAGGcgtaccagtggtggttgactgtTAAGGACGACACTCAGCCTGATCGGTTGTCATGGGATTTGTTTAAGACCACCTATCAGAGTAGGTATGTGGGAGCTAGCTACACTGACACTAGGCGATGTGAGTTCCTGAATCTCACTCAAAGGGTGACCGAGTATAAGGCTGAATTTTTTAGACTGAACCGTTATGTGAGGGGCATGGTGGCGACAGAGTATGAGCATTGTGCTCGATTTAAGGATGGTCTGCGAGACAGTCTGCGAGTTTTGATAGCTTCACAAAGGGAGCGGGATTTCTCAGCCTTGGTTGAGAAGGCCAAGATTGCTGAAGAGGTGAAGCGCTCTGAGTGCCAAAACCGTGAGAAACGGAAAGCTAAGAGGGATTCTAAGCCTTCGAATACTgggatgaggcctaagaaaaaggccaggacTGATTGGCCCGTGAGAGCTGGGCCTACTGTTGCTATTCCTGTTGGGGTGGTGATATGTCAGCTCTATAATAGACATCATCTAGGCGAGTGTTGGAGGGCTACTGAAGCTTGTTTGAGGTGTGGTTCGGCTGAGCATCGTGTTAAGGATTGTCCACTGATGAGTAATCAAAGGCAAGCTCTAGTTGTTGAGACTGCACAGCTGCTAAGAGGGCCACAGCGGCCACCTAGGGGCCGAAgacaggctaggggtggtaacagTATGAGTCGAGGCAAGGAGCACAAGGCAGAGGTGCTGGGCGACTAA